From the Scleropages formosus unplaced genomic scaffold, fSclFor1.1, whole genome shotgun sequence genome, the window AACTAAGTCGAGGGTCCACAGCTGGAGCAGAACAAGGCAGACACCATGTTTCTTGCTCATTGCAGACCCGGGGGTAAGGGGGAGGGTTGAGGGGCAGAGTTGCGTACCTGCAGCAAGAGGATGAAGTAGTCCACGGGGTGGTTGCGGGTGTACAGGTAATGATCGGGGCTCATTCGGTTGGAGGGGTCAAACTTCACCTCCTGGTTAACGCTCGGATGACGGAGCAGGTGGAACAGGACCTTCTCGGAAACACGGTGGGGACTGAAGTGCTCCACCTCTACGggaaggtgtgtggggtgggggaaggggtgaTTACAAGTTTGAACACTGCAAGCCGCAAGAACAGATGGAAACAAAGGCACCGGCAACTGACCTACAAACCTCCGGCCCCAAACTTCACGTCATAATTGTTTTATCGGTATTATACACGGACAGATACGCACAGCAGCGGGTGTTCGAAGTGCCAAGGACGTGACAGGTCCAAGAGATTTCGTCTGGAGTTATACAGCTATAGGGCACGTAACAAGCCATACAAGGGAGAACAAGTCACACAGACCTCGGGACAGGAAGCGATGAGTGGCCAACAAAAGCTGGGGCGACGTGCGGATCTTCGGCTCGCCCTCCGACACCCTGAAGAGGGAGAACTCCTCGTGGCTGGAGCGCGGCTCCAGGGAGATCTCCAGAGGAGCAAGGGGACGCTTCACCTTCGTCTCCACTGAGCGGGTAGAGTCGAGATGTCATCATCACAACGCAAAACCAAGAAGAAAGATGGAGGGATAAGATAGAAAATAATGCAGGAAGGAAACGAAGCTGCTTAACGCAGCAAAACTCGAGTCGTTACAGTTTCCAGAACTGGTCAGACACAATTAAGGTGATGGGCTTCTGGACAGTGGAGTCGAGCCAAAAGCATGACATCCAAAGTCATAACGGAGCAAAGGAAATGTCTAGACATAATGTCTCAGTGCGTTAATCGCAATCATGGAAACATAAACATGGGTCTGCAAAGCTGCGTAGTCTTTAACAGCTTGCAGTGATGTTTCTCCTTATACAGCCACACGACTCATTTAGACAGGGAAGCCTATCTGATAGTTGATGTCTGAAAGCGATCCAAGGCCAGCAAAACCTTCAGCGAAAATTAAAGAACTGATGGTGTTCACCATTATTCTGGAGCTCCAGAAGATCAGCAGCCAAAGTTAGGGTTAAGGTTCTGGTTCTCAAGAGCATGAGAGATTAAAATGAGAATAACGGTGAACACTGAAGATTTCAGAGGGCTTTCCATTACACAAAGTGAAAGAACTGGGTTTAAAACACCACAGTTTACCGCCATTGTTTACTTCCCATCCCTTTGGCAAAGACCACACACTCACTGTAGCCATCAGATTCATCTAGGATCTCTGACTTGATGATCTCCTCAATGACGTCCTCTAGCGTGACCAATCCCAGAACTTCATAGAATGgatccccctccccctcgtTGTTCACCTTCTGCACAATGGCCATGTGCGAGTTACCTGAGAAGCAGAAACCATTGGCTGTGTATGATGTTCTTGAAGTCCGTGTCAAGGAAAAAGGCGCCATAATGACTGATTTCACCGAAGAAGGTTAACAATGACAAGTGCAACAGCTCCAGCTGCAAGAAGCTTAAATTGTAACGGGGAACGATGAGGGCTGTAGCAACAACCTGGAAACATGGTAAAGGTGCTGGTAACATTGATATGAGCAAAAATGGGAGGACCAGAAACAGCGCAACTATTTATCTAATTAGTATAAACAACGTGACTACACATCAAATCAATATAAAGTGTTACTATTTATCAAactggggggcacagtggcgcagtgggttggaccgggtcctgctctccggtgggtctggggttcgagccccgcttggggtgccttgcgacggactggcgtcccgtcctgggtgtgtcccctccccctccggcctttcgccctgtgttgctgggttaggctccggcttgctgtgaccacgtctgggacaagtggttcagacaatgtgtgtgtgtgtgtgtatatattatatttatcaaATTACTGTAATGTTACTGTATATCAAAGTAGTACAATGTTACTATGTATCAAATCACTAAACACTGTTGCTACTTATCAAATGACTAGTTACTATGTATCAAATTAGTATGAACATTGTAACTATCAAATTAGTAACACTTAACAGTATCAAATTATCATAAACAATGCAACCACTTTTCAAATTAGTGTAAACAATGCTACTATGTGtcaaatcactgtaaatgatGTTACTATGTATCAAATCAGTATAAAGTCTTACTAGttgttaaattaatgtaatgttactgtactgtatggatggcacggtggtacagtgctaagtgctgctgtctcacagtgcctgagtggtgtaagaggacttgggttcgatccccgctcagtctgcgtggagtttgcatgttctccccgtgtctgcgtgggtttcctccgggtgctctggtttcctcccacagtccaaagacatgctgttcacgttcccccatagtgtgtgagtgacagagagagcgtgtgtgttccactgctgtatggatgagtgacccagtgtaagcagtggatctagcagtgtaaatcaccgtggtgaacaaggtgtgtgggctgataacactacatacggagaaaaagcatctgctgaatgaataaatgtaaatgtacatcaaaGTAGTACAAAgtgttaaattactgtaaacagTGTCACTATGCATCAGATCAGCATGAACACGGTGTCACCGAGTGTCAAAGTACCGTAGCGTTGCGTCAAATCAACACACAGTAAATACGAGAGTAACGCCTAGAGCACGAACACGCGGTACCGTACGTCGGGTGGCCCGGCTCACCTTTCGGTAAGAGCAGGGTAATAGCGGGGTAAGAGAGCGCAAACACGCTTCTCTTCTGCACCTGCCCGGGGCCGCCCGGCTCACCTTTCTTGAACTCCTCCAGCATGGCATCCAGCTTGGTGTCGTTGAAGACGAAGTGCAGCGGGTGGTTGTAGAACTTGGTGATGGTGCTCATGGGCGTGCAGTCCTCGGGGTCCACCAGCGCCAGGTCCTTCACGTACAGGATCTCCACGATGTTGGAGCGCTCGTCCTCGTACACGGGCACGCGCGTGTAGCCGCTCTGCATGATCTCCGACATGGTGTTGAAGTCGAGCACGGCGGTGGAGGGCAGCATGAAGCAGTCCTTGAGCGGGGTCAGGATGTCCTCCACCGTCTTGCTGCGCAGCGCGCCGCGGCTGAACTCCTCCTTCACGAACTCGTTGTACGGGTCGTTCACGTTCGTGCGGATCATCTCCATGGTCCTCTCGCGCACGCCGCACGTGCTCACGTCGCGACGCAGCGCCACGTCGAGCAGCAGCCCGAGCGGGCACGAGAGCGGGCAGGTGAGCACCATGCACACCTGCGCCAGCCACGTGAGGCGCGGCGCGAGCTGGAAGCCGTGGCCGGAGCACAGGACGTGCGGCAGCAGCTCGGCCACCAGGAAGAGGAGCGCGCCGCACACGAGCACGGCGGGCGCCACGGAGCCGAAGGCGCGCTGCAGGAGCGCGCCGAGCGCCGCGTGCCCGAGCgcgcacagcagcagcagcgagcaCACGAGCAGGTTGCCGCGTCTGCGCACGGGCTCCAGGCGCTTCGCGGCCCGCTTCTCCCTCTCGGAGCCGCAGCTGTGCAGCACGTACAGCTCCAGGGGGTCCAGCCACAGCAGGCTCAGGTTGACGCTTTTCAGGAGCGCGCACGCGGCGAGCACGAGCACCACGGCCACCGCCAGAGCCCACGTCGGGATCATGTCATCGTCGTCggcgtcgtcgtcatcatcatcgctCGGCGTCTCTCCGCCCGCCCCCACCGCCCGCAGCTTGTCTCGTCCCACCGAAGCCCACCTGGCCCCGTCTAGGACGCACACGCGGTGGTAGATGCCCTCCTCGGACCCGCCGCCGTCCCCGCCGTCGTCGCGTCCCCGCCTCGTCCGCACGGTGACGGTTACGagtctgctgctgttctccccatcataatgataataattattataaccCTCAGGCTCAGCCGCGTCTAAGCGCTCGCTCACCTGGAAGAGGGCCGAGCTCCGGCTCTTCTCCTGCTCGCACGGGTCCTGCTCCGAGATCCCGTCCGCGTCCGCGCCCGCGCACACGGCGAACCCGACCCACGGCCAGGTGGTCGTGGTGGTGGTCCTG encodes:
- the LOC108932911 gene encoding metal transporter CNNM3-like isoform X1, yielding MVVGSAGLRFLLMILCFRGFRSGAYGQLQAPQVLGLRLEEPSEGVYMRERVITAPYGASFKLRLFGLFPANGTGTRTTTTTTWPWVGFAVCAGADADGISEQDPCEQEKSRSSALFQVSERLDAAEPEGYNNYYHYDGENSSRLVTVTVRTRRGRDDGGDGGGSEEGIYHRVCVLDGARWASVGRDKLRAVGAGGETPSDDDDDDADDDDMIPTWALAVAVVLVLAACALLKSVNLSLLWLDPLELYVLHSCGSEREKRAAKRLEPVRRRGNLLVCSLLLLCALGHAALGALLQRAFGSVAPAVLVCGALLFLVAELLPHVLCSGHGFQLAPRLTWLAQVCMVLTCPLSCPLGLLLDVALRRDVSTCGVRERTMEMIRTNVNDPYNEFVKEEFSRGALRSKTVEDILTPLKDCFMLPSTAVLDFNTMSEIMQSGYTRVPVYEDERSNIVEILYVKDLALVDPEDCTPMSTITKFYNHPLHFVFNDTKLDAMLEEFKKGNSHMAIVQKVNNEGEGDPFYEVLGLVTLEDVIEEIIKSEILDESDGYMETKVKRPLAPLEISLEPRSSHEEFSLFRVSEGEPKIRTSPQLLLATHRFLSREVEHFSPHRVSEKVLFHLLRHPSVNQEVKFDPSNRMSPDHYLYTRNHPVDYFILLLQGRVEVEIGKEGLKFENGAFTYYGVSALTAPSSVHQSPVSTQRRSPKDPFDLGEAASPSSYCPDYTVRALTDLQLIRVTRLQYLNALMASRVTQSPDPPEIKILPNSQTKLLNERNTNIGGSRSMENTTEGESHG
- the LOC108932911 gene encoding metal transporter CNNM3-like isoform X2 — protein: MVVGSAGLRFLLMILCFRGFRSGAYGQLQAPQVLGLRLEEPSEGVYMRERVITAPYGASFKLRLFGLFPANGTGTRTTTTTTWPWVGFAVCAGADADGISEQDPCEQEKSRSSALFQVSERLDAAEPEGYNNYYHYDGENSSRLVTVTVRTRRGRDDGGDGGGSEEGIYHRVCVLDGARWASVGRDKLRAVGAGGETPSDDDDDDADDDDMIPTWALAVAVVLVLAACALLKSVNLSLLWLDPLELYVLHSCGSEREKRAAKRLEPVRRRGNLLVCSLLLLCALGHAALGALLQRAFGSVAPAVLVCGALLFLVAELLPHVLCSGHGFQLAPRLTWLAQVCMVLTCPLSCPLGLLLDVALRRDVSTCGVRERTMEMIRTNVNDPYNEFVKEEFSRGALRSKTVEDILTPLKDCFMLPSTAVLDFNTMSEIMQSGYTRVPVYEDERSNIVEILYVKDLALVDPEDCTPMSTITKFYNHPLHFVFNDTKLDAMLEEFKKGNSHMAIVQKVNNEGEGDPFYEVLGLVTLEDVIEEIIKSEILDESDGYMETKVKRPLAPLEISLEPRSSHEEFSLFRVSEGEPKIRTSPQLLLATHRFLSREVEHFSPHRVSEKVLFHLLRHPSVNQEVKFDPSNRMSPDHYLYTRNHPVDYFILLLQGRVEVEIGKEGLKFENGAFTYYGVSALTAPSSVHQSPVSTQRRSPKDPFDLGEAASPSSYCPDYTVRALTDLQLIRVTRLQYLNALMASRVTQSPDPPEIKILPNSQTKLLNERNTNIEFPVHFSFFDKIENYC